A single Lactuca sativa cultivar Salinas chromosome 8, Lsat_Salinas_v11, whole genome shotgun sequence DNA region contains:
- the LOC111920959 gene encoding protein METHYLENE BLUE SENSITIVITY 1: MTGKAKPKKHTAKEIAAKVDAATTNRGGGKAGVADRTGQVKGGHAKYECPHCKITAPDVKTMQVHHDAKHPKIPFDESKISNLHAILAPVADTSKPRPGVRGSLKKNEKMPEK; this comes from the exons ATGACGGGAAAAGCAAAGCCAAAGAAGCACACAGCGAAGGAAATCGCTGCGAAGGTGGACGCAGCGACGACCAACAGAGGCGGTGGAAAGGCCGGAGTTGCTGATCGCACCGGCCAGGTGAAAGGCGGTCATGCTAAGTATGAGTGCCCTCACTGCAAGATTACCGCACCTGATGTTAAAACGATGCAGGTTCATCATGATGCTAAGCACCCTAAGATTCCCTTTGATGAATCTAAAATCAGCAACCTCCATGCCATCCTTGCACCTGTTGCTGATACATCGAAACCTCGCCCTGGTGTTCGTGGCAGCCTCAAGAA GAATGAAAAGATGCCTGAGAAGTGA
- the LOC111920960 gene encoding isopentenyl-diphosphate Delta-isomerase I, giving the protein MRERERVFRFRGLAKMLKFPPFKTIATMISSPYSSFLLPRKSSFPPMPSLAAASVFLHPLSSAAMGDDSSMDAVQRRLMFDDECILVDENDKVVGHDTKYNCHLMEKIEKGNMLHRAFSVFLFNSKYELLLQQRSATKVTFPLVWTNTCCSHPLYRESELIDENALGVRNAAQRKLLDELGIPGADVPVDEFTPLGRILYKAASDGKWGEHELDYLLFMVRDVGLDPNPDEVKDVKYVNREELKELVRKADAGEEGVKLSPWFKLIVDNFLFQWWDRLHKGTLTEAIDMKTIHKLT; this is encoded by the exons atgagagagagagagagggtattTCGTTTTAGAGGACTCgccaaaatgttgaaatttcCCCCTTTTAAAACCATTGCTACCATGATCTCTTCTCCATATTCTTCCTTCTTGCTGCCTCGGAAATCTTCTTTCCCTCCAATGCCGTCTCTCGCAGCCGCTAGTGTTTTCCTCCACCCTCTTTCGTCTGCCGCTATGGGCGACGATTCCAGCATGGATGCTGTCCAGCGACGTCTCATGTTCGATGACGA ATGCATTTTGGTGGATGAGAATGACAAAGTGGTTGGCCATGATACTAAATACAATT GTCATTTGATGGAGAAGATTGAAAAGGGAAATATGCTACACAGAGCATTCAGTGTGTTCTTGTTCAACTCGAAATATGAATTACTCCTTCAG CAACGTTCTGCAACCAAGGTGACTTTCCCTTTGGTATGGACAAACACGTGTTGCAGCCATCCACTATACAGGGAGAGTGAGCTTATTGACGAAAACGCCCTTG GGGTGAGGAATGCTGCACAGAGGAAGCTCCTGGATGAACTCGGCATCCCTGGAGCAGATGTTCCGGTTGATGAGTTCACTCCATTGGGTCGCATTCTATACAAGGCCGCATCGGATGGAAAGTGGGGAGAACATGAAC TTGATTACCTGCTGTTTATGGTACGTGATGTTGGTTTGGATCCGAACCCAGATGAAGTGAAAGATGTAAAATATGTGAACCGGGAAGAGCTGAAGGAATTGGTAAGGAAGGCGGATGCTGGTGAAGAGGGTGTGAAGCTGTCCCCGTGGTTCAAATTGATTGTCGATAATTTCTTGTTTCAGTGGTGGGATCGACTCCATAAGGGAACCCTAACCGAAGCTATTGATATGAAAACAATCCACAAACTCACATAA